Proteins found in one Arachis stenosperma cultivar V10309 chromosome 8, arast.V10309.gnm1.PFL2, whole genome shotgun sequence genomic segment:
- the LOC130943580 gene encoding pentatricopeptide repeat-containing protein At5g16420, mitochondrial-like has translation MSRSTHILHHSHPFFTSAATSAAITAAASPAPTTLTSFTVTPPVHPWPRRLTPKTLASLISRQHDPNLSLQIFHYALTHHPNSNNNHLAHHPIPFNAIILKLSRARNFPQIDAILRDSRITDEQPLITVIRGYGLAGRPKLALRTFTRIESFGIQPSTKALNTTLNALVQCKHYDLAHFVFKNCMAKFRVVPNVVSCNILLKALCKGNNVDAAVRVLDEMPAIGVVPNVVSYTTVLGGYALKGDMRGAKRVFMEILGKGWIPDATTYTVLVSGFCRQGMFVDAIKVMDEMEENGLEPNEVTYSVMIEAYCKGKKSGEALNVLDDMLGKNHVPSSALCCRVVDMLCEEGKVENACEVWRKLLRMNCSRDDAVTGTLVHWLCKKGKVIEARKALDEFGGGAVPSLLTYNTLIAGMCERGELCEAARLWDDMVEKGRVPNAFTYNMLIEGFCKVGNVKEGIRILEEMFESGCLPDKSTYTILIDGLSCARGMVEEINKVVALAVSAGVDDDMWDIFLKSIANNLNLNAAEFDRILLESVS, from the coding sequence ATGTCCCGTTCCACACACATCCTCCATCACTCCCACCCCTTCTTCACCTCTGCCGCAACCTCTGCCGCCATCACTGCTGCCGCCTCTCCTGCACCCACCACCCTCACCTCCTTCACCGTCACGCCCCCAGTGCACCCCTGGCCCCGCCGCCTCACTCCTAAAACCCTTGCCTCCCTTATTTCCCGCCAACACGACCCAAATCTCTCCCTCCAAATCTTCCACTACGCCCTAACCCACCACCCCAATAGCAACAACAACCACCTCGCCCACCACCCTATTCCCTTCAACGCCATCATTCTCAAGCTCTCTCGTGCCCGCAACTTCCCCCAAATCGATGCCATCCTTCGTGATTCCCGTATCACCGACGAACAACCGCTTATAACGGTTATTCGCGGGTACGGCCTTGCTGGCCGCCCAAAATTGGCACTCAGGACCTTCACAAGGATCGAATCTTTTGGGATTCAACCCTCCACGAAGGCCCTAAACACCACGCTTAATGCCCTGGTTCAGTGCAAGCACTATGATTTAGCACATTTTGTTTTTAAGAATTGTATGGCCAAATTTAGGGTTGTGCCCAATGTGGTTAGTTGCAATATTTTGTTGAAGGCTCTTTGTAAAGGGAACAATGTAGATGCAGCGGTGAGGGTTTTGGATGAGATGCCTGCAATAGGTGTGGTGCCCAATGTGGTGAGTTACACTACTGTTTTAGGTGGGTATGCTTTGAAGGGTGACATGAGGGGTGCAAAGAGGGTTTTTATGGAGATTTTGGGGAAAGGGTGGATACCTGATGCAACTACTTACACTGTCTTGGTGAGTGGGTTTTGTAGGCAAGGGATGTTTGTTGATGCAATTAAGGTGATGGATGAGATGGAGGAGAATGGGCTTGAGCCTAATGAGGTTACTTATAGTGTTATGATTGAGGCGTATTGTAAGGGGAAGAAGTCCGGGGAGGCACTTAATGTGCTCGACGATATGCTTGGGAAGAATCATGTGCCGAGTTCGGCGCTGTGTTGTAGGGTTGTTGATATGTTGTGCGAGGAAGGGAAGGTTGAGAACGCTTGTGAGGTTTGGAGGAAGCTCTTGAGGATGAATTGCAGCCGCGATGATGCTGTCACGGGTACTCTTGTTCATTGGCTGTGTAAGAAGGGGAAGGTGATTGAGGCAAGGAAGGCGCTTGATGAATTTGGGGGTGGTGCGGTTCCAAGTCTATTGACATATAACACATTGATTGCCGGAATGTGCGAGAGAGGGGAGCTCTGTGAGGCTGCTAGGTTGTGGGATGATATGGTGGAGAAGGGTCGCGTACCTAATGCATTTACTTATAATATGTTGATTGAAGGATTTTGTAAGGTTGGTAACGTGAAGGAGGGAATAAGGATTCTAGAGGAGATGTTTGAAAGTGGATGTTTGCCTGACAAATCAACATACACGATATTGATTGATGGGCTTTCTTGTGCAAGAGGGATGGTGGAAGAAATTAATAAGGTTGTTGCATTGGCCGTATCCGCTGGAGTTGATGATGACATGTGGGATATCTTCCTGAAATCTAttgcaaataatttaaatttgaatgcaGCTGAATTTGATAGGATATTGTTAGAGAGTGTCTCATGA
- the LOC130945378 gene encoding LOW QUALITY PROTEIN: mitochondrial metalloendopeptidase OMA1-like (The sequence of the model RefSeq protein was modified relative to this genomic sequence to represent the inferred CDS: inserted 1 base in 1 codon), which produces MNARHVFIVVLVGSAIFITMYFGNLETVPYTKRSHWILLSKAMVRQLGEAEFEKQKASFKGKILPAIHPRSVRIRMISIEIIDTLQRGLSKEQVWSDVGYVTGFEGDTEETLKSLTNASAYCKAESGWHKEDEILDDSWVQQSRKKGPATCHLNGLNWEVLVVNDSVVNAILLPGGKIVVYNGLLEHFKSDAEIATIIGHEVGHAVARHIAEGLTKTLWFAILHLILFQFGSRDIVIVNTMASFFLRLPFYRRMEMEADYIGLLLXSAGYDPQVAPTVYQKLGEVNGDSALMDYFSTHPSQRKRAGLLSQAKIMEEASTIYKNARSGRSIEGFL; this is translated from the exons ATGAATGCTAGACATGTATTCATTGTTGTGTTGGTTGGGTCAGCTATATTCATAACTATGTATTTTGGGAATTTAGAGACAGTTCCATATACCAAGAGAAGCCACTGGATTTTGTTATCTAAAGCCATGGTGAGGCAACTTGGGGAGGCTGAATTCGAGAAACAGAAGGCGAGTTTCAAGGGAAAGATCTTGCCTGCCATACACCCTCGGAGTGTGAGGATAAGGATGATATCAATAGAAATCATTGATACCTTGCAGAGAGGGTTGAGCAAGGAACAAGTTTGGAGTGATGTTGGTTATGTCACAGGGTTTGAAGGGGATACTGAGGAGACTTTGAAATCGTTGACTAATGCTAGTGCTTATTGTAAGGCAGAGAGTGGTTGGCACAAGGAAGATGAAATCCTTGATGACAGTTGGGTTCAGCAAAGTAGAAAGAAAGGGCCAGCTACCTGTCATCTCAATGGATTGAATTGGGAGGTGCTTGTTGTCAATGATTCGGTTGTCAATGCCATTTTGCTACCTGGTGGTAAGATTGTTGTATACAACGGATTGTTAGAGCATTTTAAAAGTGACGCTGAGATTGCCACTATAATTGGACATGAG GTTGGGCATGCTGTGGCCAGACACATCGCTGAAGGTTTGACGAAGACCTTGTGGTTTGCTATCCTGCACTTGATTCTTTTTCAATTTGGCTCCCGTGATATTGTGATCGTCAACACAATGGCTTCTTTTTTCTTGAGGCTACCATTCTATCGACG GATGGAAATGGAAGCTGATTACATTGGCCTGCTCT ATTCCGCCGGATATGATCCACAGGTGGCGCCCACAGTGTATCAGAAACTGGGAGAAGTCAACGGTGACTCGGCACTTATGGATTATTTctccactcatccatctcaaagAAAGAGAGCAGGGTTGCTCTCCCAGGCCAAAATAATGGAAGAAGCATCCACTATATACAAGAATGCTAGGTCTGGAAGAAGTATTGAAGGATTTCTTTAG